The Nocardiopsis dassonvillei subsp. dassonvillei DSM 43111 genome contains a region encoding:
- a CDS encoding GNAT family N-acetyltransferase produces MSWSEQSRVRLENEHVLLTPLVETDREGWREQAMDSDIWTHFVARVDDEASFVRFFYSYLAASDGGERSTFTVTDKASGRIAGSMSYGHMSEPDLRLEIGSSWLGRDFRGRGVNHWSKYLLLRHAFEEMGAERVEFKTDVLNERARRGLRSIGATEEGVLRSYNVMPGGRRRDAVYYSVLRNEWPGVRERLEEGPRFR; encoded by the coding sequence ATGTCGTGGTCCGAGCAGTCGCGTGTCCGGTTGGAGAACGAGCACGTGCTGCTCACCCCCCTGGTGGAGACGGATCGCGAGGGGTGGCGTGAACAGGCCATGGACTCCGACATCTGGACGCACTTCGTGGCCCGTGTGGACGACGAGGCGAGCTTCGTCCGGTTCTTCTACTCCTACCTGGCCGCCAGCGACGGCGGAGAGCGCTCCACGTTCACCGTCACCGACAAGGCGAGCGGGCGCATCGCGGGCAGCATGAGCTACGGGCACATGTCCGAGCCCGACCTGCGGCTGGAGATCGGCAGCTCCTGGCTGGGGCGCGACTTCCGGGGCCGGGGAGTCAACCACTGGTCCAAGTACCTGCTGCTGCGGCACGCCTTCGAGGAGATGGGCGCCGAGCGGGTCGAGTTCAAGACCGACGTGCTCAACGAGCGGGCCCGGCGCGGTCTGCGCTCCATCGGCGCCACGGAGGAGGGTGTCCTGCGCAGCTACAACGTCATGCCGGGCGGGCGCCGCCGGGACGCCGTGTACTACTCGGTGCTGCGCAACGAGTGGCCGGGCGTGCGCGAGCGCCTGGAGGAGGGCCCGCGCTTCCGGTGA